A stretch of Borrelia turcica IST7 DNA encodes these proteins:
- the rpsK gene encoding 30S ribosomal protein S11: protein MSAKLSANKKKVKRSIGEGNVYIQATFNNTIVTVSDIRGNTLAWASAGGMGFKGAKKSTPYAAQMTAEAALGKVKDFGINYVHVFVKGPGIGRESAIRAVGSTGIIVKSISDVTPIPHNGCRPKKTRRV, encoded by the coding sequence TTGAGTGCAAAATTATCAGCTAACAAAAAAAAAGTAAAAAGAAGTATTGGAGAGGGAAATGTTTATATACAAGCTACTTTTAATAATACAATCGTGACTGTATCTGATATAAGGGGTAATACTTTGGCTTGGGCAAGTGCTGGTGGTATGGGGTTTAAGGGAGCTAAGAAATCAACTCCTTATGCTGCTCAGATGACTGCGGAGGCTGCTTTGGGTAAGGTTAAGGATTTTGGCATTAATTATGTACATGTCTTTGTGAAGGGACCGGGGATTGGTAGAGAGTCTGCTATACGAGCTGTTGGGTCAACGGGTATAATTGTTAAGTCAATCTCAGATGTTACTCCAATACCGCATAATGGGTGTAGACCTAAAAAAACTAGACGAGTTTAG
- the rny gene encoding ribonuclease Y translates to MLYITFSSILAVVIGIILGFAIRIILGRFSLLNLDKKLEKKKEEAILEIENEKKQIISNAKAQLLKEKNQQEKEIRERKNEIFNLEKRLLQREEALDKRMSALDKQQSRIDSKGKELEQKEKIIREKEISLVKKLENISGLTKEEAKKIVIEKIENDSRRDAQIIINKSEQEAQLIADKLAKDILVSTMQRMVTEVSSEFTIASVALPNDEMKGRIIGKEGRNIRVLETLIGADIIIDDTPEAVVISCFNPVRKEIAKRTLERLITDGRIHPARIEEVVHSVTNEINNIILEEGEKVVFDLNIHGLDKRLIRGLGRLYFRSSYGQNVLSHSKETAIIGEILAKEMKLDPVVVKRACLLHDIGKGMESISENSEGHAITGAELAQSCGESDIVVNAIAAHHNEIKPESLEAIVVQIADAISASRPGARRESLNNYINRLKRLEEIAYGFEGVQKCYAIQAGREVRIIVDNLLVNDEKATMLARNIAKKIEVEMRYPGKIKVTIIRETRVIEYAR, encoded by the coding sequence ATGTTGTATATTACTTTTTCTTCTATTCTTGCTGTCGTTATAGGCATTATATTAGGTTTTGCAATAAGGATTATTTTAGGTAGATTTTCTTTATTAAATTTAGATAAAAAGCTAGAAAAGAAAAAAGAAGAAGCAATTTTAGAGATAGAAAATGAAAAAAAGCAAATTATTTCAAACGCAAAAGCTCAATTGCTTAAAGAAAAGAATCAGCAAGAAAAGGAAATAAGAGAGAGAAAAAATGAAATTTTTAACTTAGAGAAAAGATTATTACAAAGAGAAGAGGCATTAGATAAGAGAATGTCTGCTCTTGATAAACAGCAAAGTAGAATTGATTCTAAGGGTAAGGAATTAGAACAAAAAGAAAAAATAATACGCGAAAAAGAGATATCTTTAGTTAAAAAATTAGAAAATATTTCTGGATTAACAAAAGAAGAAGCAAAAAAGATTGTCATTGAGAAAATTGAGAATGATTCTAGAAGAGATGCTCAAATTATTATTAATAAAAGCGAACAAGAGGCTCAGCTAATAGCAGATAAGCTTGCAAAAGATATATTGGTTTCTACCATGCAACGCATGGTTACTGAGGTTAGCTCTGAATTTACGATTGCTTCTGTTGCATTACCTAACGATGAGATGAAAGGTAGGATAATTGGTAAGGAAGGGCGTAATATTAGAGTTCTTGAAACGTTAATAGGCGCAGATATCATTATTGATGATACTCCTGAAGCTGTTGTTATATCTTGTTTTAATCCAGTAAGAAAGGAAATAGCTAAAAGAACACTTGAGAGGCTTATTACGGATGGGAGAATTCACCCTGCAAGAATTGAAGAAGTTGTACATAGTGTAACTAATGAGATAAATAATATTATTCTTGAAGAGGGAGAGAAGGTTGTATTTGATTTAAATATTCATGGACTTGATAAAAGACTTATTAGGGGACTTGGCAGACTTTACTTTAGAAGTAGCTATGGACAGAATGTTTTAAGTCATTCAAAAGAAACAGCAATAATAGGGGAAATTTTGGCTAAAGAGATGAAATTAGACCCTGTTGTTGTAAAGAGAGCATGTCTTTTACATGATATTGGTAAAGGAATGGAAAGCATTTCTGAGAATAGCGAGGGACATGCTATTACGGGAGCTGAGCTTGCTCAAAGTTGTGGGGAGAGTGATATTGTTGTTAACGCTATTGCTGCCCATCATAATGAGATAAAGCCGGAAAGTCTTGAGGCTATTGTTGTTCAGATAGCGGATGCTATTTCTGCATCTCGTCCTGGTGCAAGACGTGAAAGTTTGAATAATTATATAAACAGACTTAAAAGACTAGAGGAAATTGCTTATGGATTTGAGGGTGTTCAAAAATGTTATGCAATTCAAGCAGGACGTGAAGTTAGAATTATTGTTGATAATTTATTGGTTAATGATGAGAAGGCTACTATGCTTGCAAGAAACATTGCAAAGAAAATAGAAGTTGAAATGAGATATCCTGGTAAAATCAAGGTTACTATTATTCGTGAGACCAGAGTTATTGAATATGCAAGATAA
- a CDS encoding GerMN domain-containing protein codes for MKRKKRNRRKKNSFNKIDIFLVLFAIFLTGLCLLLIIKNSLIKNIFNEQIDNYENFEFDSSKPNKVIEAELDNTKRETIKIVSNEKFLIKPPEIQKIEEEFKHQQQKLSKKKRIVKLYFIKVTAEGHFLKQDIKRTIHYDKNILEETLKALINGPNEYELKNNFLSLIPINTKILNLSINDGIAHINLSKEFYENSFGVEGTINQVNQIILTCLEIQGIHGITLKIENNPIILEDLNLNFSGILDKKTFNKY; via the coding sequence TTGAAAAGGAAAAAAAGGAATAGGCGCAAAAAAAATAGTTTTAACAAAATAGATATATTTCTAGTACTATTTGCTATTTTTTTAACAGGATTGTGCTTATTGCTAATAATTAAAAACTCATTAATTAAAAATATATTTAATGAACAAATTGACAATTATGAAAATTTTGAATTTGATTCATCAAAACCTAATAAAGTAATAGAGGCGGAACTAGATAATACAAAAAGAGAAACTATTAAAATAGTTAGTAATGAAAAATTTTTAATCAAGCCTCCTGAAATACAAAAAATCGAAGAAGAATTTAAACATCAACAACAAAAACTTTCAAAAAAGAAAAGAATAGTTAAACTATATTTCATAAAAGTTACTGCTGAAGGACATTTTTTAAAGCAAGACATTAAAAGAACTATTCACTATGACAAAAATATTCTTGAAGAAACACTAAAAGCACTTATTAATGGACCAAATGAATATGAACTTAAAAACAACTTCTTAAGTTTAATTCCTATCAATACTAAAATATTAAATTTAAGCATAAACGATGGAATTGCTCACATCAACTTATCTAAGGAATTTTATGAAAATAGCTTCGGAGTAGAAGGAACAATTAACCAGGTAAATCAAATTATTTTAACATGTCTTGAAATTCAAGGTATTCATGGGATAACTTTAAAAATTGAAAATAATCCAATAATACTTGAAGATCTAAATTTAAACTTTTCAGGTATCTTAGATAAAAAAACATTTAATAAGTATTAA
- a CDS encoding DNA-directed RNA polymerase subunit alpha, producing the protein MSLEKLLKDFTIPDRIEFLRGEDDGSYGKFVIYPFEKGFGVTIGNTLRRVLLSSIEGYAISAMRIQSNQGGSLKVVSSEFDLIPGVVEDTLEVIANIKNIHLKLDKGINSTVINFSVNGRDTNVLKAAHLEREGVEVLNGDLVIATLSSNANLDFEFQVNYGRGYVSSEQNAKYLEEVNTIALDSIFSPIEKVSYSIEDTRVGQRSDYDKLIMEIWTTGVISANDAIRKAASIVRDFLLPLVNFEDNTVPSLENTELKDSDLLNMSVEKLDLSVRSLNCLTKENVKTLGELISKTSEELSKARNFGKKSLEEIIEKLSVYGLFLGMAKAEALKALSKSDKISK; encoded by the coding sequence ATGTCTTTAGAGAAACTTTTGAAAGATTTTACCATACCTGATAGAATTGAGTTTTTAAGGGGAGAGGATGATGGCTCCTATGGAAAATTTGTAATATATCCTTTTGAAAAGGGATTTGGTGTTACCATTGGGAATACTTTAAGACGAGTTTTATTGTCTTCTATTGAAGGATATGCTATATCTGCTATGAGAATTCAGTCTAATCAAGGAGGATCTTTGAAGGTTGTTTCAAGTGAATTTGATTTAATACCTGGAGTTGTTGAAGATACTCTTGAAGTAATTGCTAACATTAAAAATATTCATTTAAAGTTAGACAAAGGAATTAATAGTACAGTGATAAATTTTTCTGTTAATGGTAGAGATACTAATGTTTTAAAGGCAGCTCATCTTGAAAGAGAGGGTGTTGAGGTATTAAATGGGGATTTGGTAATTGCTACGCTTTCAAGTAATGCAAATTTGGATTTTGAATTTCAAGTTAATTATGGAAGAGGTTATGTTTCTTCTGAACAAAATGCTAAATATTTAGAAGAAGTTAATACTATTGCGCTTGATTCTATATTTTCTCCAATAGAAAAGGTGTCATATTCTATTGAGGACACTAGAGTAGGGCAACGTTCTGATTATGATAAGCTTATTATGGAAATATGGACAACAGGTGTTATTAGTGCTAATGATGCTATAAGGAAAGCTGCTTCTATAGTGCGTGATTTTTTACTTCCATTGGTAAATTTTGAAGATAATACTGTGCCGTCTCTTGAAAATACTGAATTGAAAGATTCTGATTTACTTAATATGAGTGTTGAAAAGTTAGATTTATCTGTTAGATCTTTAAATTGTTTGACTAAGGAAAATGTTAAAACTTTAGGAGAGCTTATTAGTAAGACTTCAGAAGAACTTTCAAAAGCAAGAAACTTTGGGAAAAAAAGTTTAGAAGAAATAATTGAAAAACTTAGTGTTTATGGGCTATTTTTAGGAATGGCTAAGGCAGAAGCGCTTAAAGCATTAAGTAAAAGCGATAAAATATCTAAGTAA
- a CDS encoding TlyA family RNA methyltransferase, whose amino-acid sequence MREYRNSLLNLLCRNYPNLTREELRILVLTGRVYVNSHRERNPKVLLSKNNAISLAQSEASQFVSRGGYKLLEALEAFKIAVKDKICVDVGASTGGFTDCLLQKGAKFVYAIDVGFNQLSYKLRIDPRVRVFEKTNIFDINQFDMCPNLAVIDVSFRSAVNICVDLINKISDGFIITLIKPQFELKGLDLNIKDFSGVVEARYLANILDKVIRKFYDNKLQVKNILELKIKGRKGNQEFMFLVTKNSIFELEQALALLNNLNY is encoded by the coding sequence TTGAGAGAATACAGAAATAGTTTACTTAATTTACTTTGTAGAAATTATCCTAATTTGACAAGAGAAGAATTGAGAATATTAGTTTTGACTGGAAGAGTGTATGTCAATTCTCACAGGGAGAGGAATCCTAAGGTCTTACTATCAAAGAATAATGCAATAAGTTTAGCACAGAGTGAAGCTAGTCAGTTTGTCTCAAGGGGAGGGTATAAGCTCTTAGAAGCCTTAGAAGCATTTAAAATTGCAGTTAAAGATAAAATTTGTGTTGATGTTGGAGCTTCAACAGGTGGTTTTACAGATTGCCTTTTGCAAAAAGGTGCTAAGTTTGTTTATGCTATTGATGTTGGATTTAATCAACTTTCTTATAAACTACGAATTGACCCAAGGGTTAGAGTTTTTGAGAAGACCAATATATTTGATATTAATCAATTTGACATGTGTCCCAATTTAGCTGTCATAGATGTTTCTTTTAGGTCTGCAGTTAACATATGTGTAGATTTGATTAATAAGATATCTGATGGGTTTATTATTACTCTTATTAAGCCTCAGTTTGAACTTAAAGGATTAGATTTAAACATAAAAGATTTTAGTGGTGTAGTTGAGGCCAGATATTTAGCTAATATATTGGATAAGGTAATTAGAAAATTTTATGATAACAAGCTACAAGTTAAAAATATATTAGAACTTAAAATTAAAGGAAGGAAGGGGAATCAAGAATTTATGTTCTTGGTTACTAAAAACAGCATATTCGAACTTGAACAAGCTCTTGCATTACTTAATAATCTTAATTATTAA
- a CDS encoding HAD family hydrolase — protein MIKAVVFDLDGTLYPEISMNLIMFPEFLRNIRFFLAFKRVRKEIRVLQKGRSDPSSRDKLMSMQIEMLSVYLGYSKSRCEFLLNKIYYGEAFGNKFRRFKPYFGVHDLIYSLKSKGIKLGVMSDFPIATRVSNLLGIKDSFWDILYSSEDTGYLKPNKMAFLRIMDELGIQSNHVLYVGNSYEYDILGAGDVFMRTAFFSRKKLLDNVKCDFIFNNYKDLQEYILLNI, from the coding sequence ATGATAAAAGCTGTAGTATTTGATCTTGATGGGACTCTTTACCCTGAAATTAGTATGAATTTAATAATGTTTCCTGAGTTTTTAAGAAATATTAGATTTTTTTTGGCTTTTAAAAGAGTAAGAAAGGAAATAAGAGTTTTGCAAAAAGGGAGGAGTGATCCTTCTAGTAGAGATAAGTTAATGTCTATGCAAATAGAAATGCTTTCTGTGTATTTAGGATATAGTAAGAGCAGGTGTGAATTTTTATTAAATAAAATTTATTATGGCGAGGCTTTTGGAAATAAATTTAGAAGATTTAAGCCTTATTTTGGTGTTCATGATTTAATTTATTCTCTTAAATCTAAGGGAATAAAGTTGGGAGTAATGTCAGATTTTCCAATTGCAACTCGCGTAAGTAATTTATTAGGGATTAAGGATAGTTTTTGGGATATTCTTTATTCATCAGAAGATACTGGTTATTTAAAGCCAAATAAAATGGCCTTTTTAAGAATTATGGATGAGCTTGGTATTCAAAGTAATCATGTTTTATATGTTGGAAATTCTTATGAGTATGATATTTTAGGTGCTGGTGATGTTTTTATGAGAACTGCTTTCTTTTCTCGAAAAAAATTATTAGATAATGTGAAGTGTGATTTTATTTTTAATAATTATAAAGACTTGCAAGAATATATACTTTTGAATATATAG
- the rplQ gene encoding 50S ribosomal protein L17: MKTRVGFNRLDRKSSHRKALLRNMVTSLLRHERITSTKVKLSEVKRFAEKLITRAKVDSVHNRREVSKFIHDKYILNKLFTKISPIFKERKGGYTRVIKLGQRYGDAAEMAILELVDKTLEEK; this comes from the coding sequence ATGAAGACTAGGGTAGGATTTAATAGATTAGATAGAAAATCAAGTCATAGAAAGGCACTTTTAAGAAATATGGTAACTTCTCTTTTGAGGCATGAGAGAATAACTTCTACTAAAGTGAAATTGAGTGAGGTTAAGAGATTTGCTGAGAAGTTAATTACTAGAGCAAAGGTTGATAGTGTACATAATAGAAGAGAAGTGTCAAAGTTTATACATGATAAATATATTCTTAATAAATTATTTACCAAAATTTCCCCCATCTTTAAAGAAAGAAAGGGCGGTTATACTAGGGTTATTAAACTAGGACAGAGATATGGAGATGCTGCTGAGATGGCTATTCTTGAGCTAGTTGATAAAACTCTAGAAGAAAAGTAA
- the der gene encoding ribosome biogenesis GTPase Der has protein sequence MINSKLREYSSVFIVGRPNVGKSTLFNKLLNSKRSITDKTYGVTRDLIKEVCEVDSYRFYLVDTGGFTLLKDELSKIVVDKVINLLDSVDLILLVLDVNEMLSEDYELIERLRKYSDKIVLVLNKIDGQNKESLAYEFQKLGFKKSFLVSATHGKGINSLKNFLKNSVGKLASDEDNIDVKIGIIGKPNSGKSTLINFLAGHEVSIVSQKAGTTRDFIKTKFQRNGKTFEIVDTAGIRRRSRVDELIEHYSVSRALRVIDMVDIVFLLIDTNEDLTAQDKKIAHYATKKGKGIIIVFTKWDCVEIKNGYFEAIKDRVNFFFPVLKFAPILRISVHGKIGLDNLFKEAIKLKRQLELKVNTTDLNKMLNLWIKDYHLNVTHKVKYITQASVNPVKFILFANKMTNFPNSYYNYLVNNIRKIGYNNIPILIEMREKARILK, from the coding sequence TTGATTAATTCTAAGTTACGAGAATATAGTAGTGTTTTTATTGTAGGCAGGCCGAATGTTGGTAAGTCTACTTTATTTAATAAACTTTTAAACTCAAAAAGAAGCATTACGGATAAAACTTATGGTGTTACTAGAGATTTAATTAAAGAGGTATGCGAGGTAGATTCTTATAGATTCTATTTAGTTGATACTGGCGGATTTACACTTTTAAAGGATGAACTTAGCAAAATTGTAGTTGATAAGGTTATAAACTTACTTGATAGTGTTGATTTAATTCTACTTGTTTTAGATGTAAATGAAATGTTGTCAGAAGATTATGAACTTATTGAAAGACTAAGAAAATATAGCGATAAGATAGTCTTGGTATTAAATAAAATAGATGGTCAGAATAAGGAATCTTTGGCTTATGAGTTTCAAAAATTGGGATTTAAAAAGAGCTTTTTAGTTAGCGCAACTCATGGTAAAGGGATTAACTCTTTAAAAAATTTTTTAAAAAATTCAGTTGGTAAATTGGCAAGTGATGAAGATAATATTGATGTTAAAATTGGTATTATAGGAAAGCCAAATTCAGGTAAATCTACTCTTATTAATTTTTTAGCAGGACATGAAGTGTCTATTGTTTCTCAGAAGGCTGGAACTACAAGAGATTTTATTAAGACAAAATTTCAAAGGAATGGAAAGACATTTGAAATTGTTGATACGGCTGGAATCAGGAGAAGGTCAAGAGTAGATGAACTTATTGAGCATTATTCTGTAAGTAGGGCTTTAAGAGTAATTGATATGGTAGATATTGTCTTTTTATTAATTGATACTAATGAAGACTTGACAGCTCAAGATAAGAAAATTGCTCATTATGCAACTAAGAAGGGTAAGGGAATTATCATTGTATTTACCAAATGGGATTGTGTAGAAATAAAGAATGGTTATTTTGAGGCTATAAAAGACCGTGTTAATTTCTTTTTTCCGGTTTTAAAGTTTGCTCCTATATTAAGGATATCCGTACATGGAAAGATAGGTTTAGATAATCTTTTTAAAGAAGCAATTAAACTTAAAAGACAACTTGAACTTAAGGTCAATACTACTGATTTGAATAAAATGTTAAATTTGTGGATTAAGGATTATCATTTAAATGTTACACATAAGGTAAAGTATATAACTCAGGCTAGTGTTAATCCTGTTAAATTTATTTTATTTGCTAACAAAATGACTAATTTCCCAAATTCTTACTATAATTATTTAGTAAATAATATTCGTAAAATTGGGTATAATAATATTCCAATTTTAATAGAAATGAGAGAAAAGGCAAGAATCTTAAAGTGA
- a CDS encoding TIGR00282 family metallophosphoesterase, with the protein MQDNNIIKTLIIGDIIGDAGLKKVFFNLKALKNKYNVDLVIANGENSSGGFGITPEIAENLFKAGVNIITTGNHVYSDYSIKEYLNKQKYILRPNNFSDLLEGHGYCILNIKNEKVAIVNIQGFLGMTFIVKNPFENIKKFINMIGNKVKTIFVDFHAESNYEKESFGYFLDGLVTGVVGTHTHIMTQDERILEKGTAYISDLGMTGSLNSVIGFSPEISLRGLLEYVALRTEVVEDNVIIQGVVITSDLKTGRALKIERIQK; encoded by the coding sequence ATGCAAGATAATAATATTATTAAGACTTTAATAATTGGAGATATAATAGGTGATGCGGGGTTGAAAAAGGTTTTTTTTAATCTTAAGGCCCTTAAAAATAAATATAATGTAGATCTTGTTATTGCTAATGGAGAAAATTCGTCTGGTGGCTTTGGAATTACTCCAGAGATAGCAGAAAATCTTTTTAAAGCTGGTGTTAATATTATTACTACTGGTAATCATGTTTATTCTGATTACAGTATAAAAGAATATTTAAATAAACAAAAATATATTTTAAGGCCAAATAATTTTTCAGATTTACTTGAAGGGCATGGATATTGCATTTTAAATATTAAAAATGAAAAGGTTGCTATTGTAAATATTCAAGGGTTTTTAGGAATGACTTTTATTGTTAAAAACCCTTTTGAAAATATAAAAAAGTTTATAAATATGATTGGGAATAAGGTTAAAACTATTTTTGTTGATTTTCATGCTGAGAGCAATTATGAGAAAGAAAGCTTTGGGTATTTTTTAGATGGACTTGTTACAGGAGTTGTTGGTACGCATACGCATATAATGACTCAAGATGAGAGAATTTTGGAAAAAGGAACTGCTTATATTAGTGATCTTGGTATGACGGGTAGTTTAAATTCTGTAATAGGATTTAGTCCTGAAATTTCTCTTAGAGGATTACTTGAATATGTGGCTTTACGAACAGAGGTGGTTGAAGATAATGTGATTATACAAGGTGTTGTTATTACTTCTGATTTGAAAACAGGGCGTGCTTTGAAAATTGAGAGAATACAGAAATAG